One region of Lampris incognitus isolate fLamInc1 chromosome 12, fLamInc1.hap2, whole genome shotgun sequence genomic DNA includes:
- the LOC130121800 gene encoding tripartite motif-containing protein 16-like, whose protein sequence is MAEQQQQQQGLLLDRDQLCCSICLDLLNQPVGLQCGHSYCRDCIESCWDKDEEKGVYSCPQCRQTFSPRPALVKNTMLAQIVENLKTTGNQQASPSSDVSYAGPTDVACDFCTGTRPHKALMTCSVCLASYCSTHLQPHYTVPVLKKHKLVSATARLQEKMCSSHDKLMDVYCRTDQQCICYLCTIYEHKGHDTVSAAAERAEIQKRLDVRRQKAQERVQQREKEIKKLRQAVEDLKSSAQTAVEDSERIYTELVASIERRRSEVKELIRAQEKTAVSQIEELLLQLQEEMEEWRRSDSELEQLSHTDDHIHFIQKFKSLSLTAGSLDSPSIVVRPRRYFRDVTDAVSVLRDKLDHIMTHTWPRISSAASAVDVLLPPEPKTREDCLLYCRPLTLDVNSAHQHVSMSEDNRKVMRTPRDLNYPPHSDRFTDYSQVLCKEGLSGRCYWEVTLSGGVGIAVSYKDIKRSSDDSLFGDNDKSWRLICFGGRYRFIHNSVETKVSGPSSSRVGVFLDHKAGVLSFYSVSDTTTLLHKVNTTFTQPLYPGLGLGLWCGEGAVAEVMKVW, encoded by the exons atggctgagcagcagcagcagcagcaggggttgTTGCTGGACAGAGATCAGTTGTGTTGTTCAATCTGTCTGGACCTCCTCAACCAGCCAGTCGGTCTTCAGTGTGGACACAGTTACTGTAGAGACTGTATAGAGAGCTGCTGGGACaaggatgaagagaagggagTGTACAGCTGTCCTCAGTGCAGACAGACCTTCAGCCCGAGGCCTGCCCTTGTGAAGAACACCATGCTGGCTCAG ATTGTGGAGAATCTGAAGACAACAGGGAACCAGCAGGCCTCTCCCTCTTCAGATGTGTCCTACGCTGGCCCCACAGATGTGGCCTGTGATTTCTGCACAGGGACTCGACCTCACAAAGCCCTTATGACCTGTTCAGTGTGCCTGGCCTCCTACTGCTCCACTCACCTCCAGCCTCACTACACTGTTCCTGTGCTGAAGAAGCACAAGCTGGTCTCTGCCACGGCCCGACTGCAGGAGAAGATGTGCTCCAGTCATGACAAGCTGATGGATGTGTACTGTCGTACAGACCAGCAGTGTATCTGCTATCTGTGCACCATTTATGAACATAAGGGCCACGATACAGTGTCGGCTGCAGCAGAAAGGGCTGAGATACAG AAACGGCTGGATGTTCGTCGCCAGAAAGCCCAGGagagagtccagcagagagagaaggagattaAGAAGCTGAGACAGGCTGTGGAGGATCTGAAG AGCTCTGCACAGACCGCAGTGGAGGACAGTGAGAGGATCTACACTGAGCTGGTGGCCTCCATTGAGAGGAGGCGCAGCGAGGTGAAGGAGCTCATCAGAGCCCAGGAGAAGACTGCAGTCAGTCAGATTGAAGAGCTTCTCCTGCAGCtgcaggaggagatggaagagtGGAGGAGGAGCGATTCTGAGCTGGAGCAGCTGTCACACACTGACGACCACATCCATTTCATTCAG aAATTCAAGTCTCTCTCCCTCACGGCTGGTTCTCTGGACTCACCGAGCATTGTTGTGCGTCCTCGGCGTTACTTCAGAGATGTGACTGATGCTGTGTCTGTCCTCAGAGACAAACTAGACCACATCATGACACACACATGGCCCAGGATTTCATCTGCAG CGTCTGCTGTAGATGTCTTACTGCCACCAGAACCAAAGACCAGAGAAGACTGTTTACTGT ATTGTCGTCCTCTCACGCTGGATGTGAACTCTGCCCATCAACATGTCTCCATGTCAGAGGACAACAGGAAGGTGATGCGGACACCACGAGACTTGAATTATCCTcctcattcagacaggtttactgACTATAGCCAAGTGCTGTGCAAGGAGGGCTTATCTGGACGCTGTTATTGGGAGGTGACATTAAGTGGTGGTGTTGGTATAGCAGTGTCATACAAAGACATCAAGAGATCATCAGATGACTCATTATTTGGTGATAATGACAAGTCCTGGAGGTTAATCTGCTTTGGGGGTCGTTACAGGTTCATACACAATAGTGTAGAAACAAAGGTGTCAGGTCCTTCCTCCTCCAGAGTAGGAGTGTTCCTGGACCACAAGGCAGGTGTTTTGTCTTTCTACAGCGTCTCTGACACAACCACCCTCCTCCACAAAGTCAACACCACTTTCACTCAGCCTCTCTATcctggacttggacttggactgtgGTGTGGTGAAGGAGCGGTTGCAGAAGTGATGAAGGTCTGGTAG